In the genome of Sander lucioperca isolate FBNREF2018 chromosome 18, SLUC_FBN_1.2, whole genome shotgun sequence, the window taaaaaaggaGAAGGAAGAAATGTGCTTCCACGACAGTGTCACTTTTACGCAGCAGGTTGGCTAAGAATAGGGAGACACTTAATTGTGATCTGTTAAGCCTGCACTTTCTCAGAAGGTCCAACTTTACGCTCTGTACGATAAAGACATCAGTCTGGTGTGTGCACTCAGGCTTACTGGAGGATTATTATTAGTGAGCTGTAGCTGGTTTGTATCCGTTGCTGTAAGCCAAAGGTCAGGTGGAGAGCTGGGTATCATTCAAAACATTTTGATACCGGCACCGATATCGTGaatttgataccggttcctgaataatagttttttgcacaccaattttataaaatccattttaacaaaaagaaattactaCAAGACATTATCTGATATATTTGTCTGTATATTGTCTTTTATAGGAACATGATCCCGTCAAATCTAATTGAAGCAACTTTTCAGCAGGTGAGTGGACAAAAGTAGGAAACTTGCAATGGAGTGTAAAATACTGTCCATTAATTTCATTTAACGTATTAACAAACCTATGGGGTTGTTCTCTTTCATCCAACTTCAGTACCGAACGGACCTGCTCCCGATTGTACAGAACTCTGATGTAAAAGACTCTCAGGCCAACTATGTGTATATTATGCCCGACTACCACAACCCTCAACTGGGCCACCCAGTCTTCCTGGAGATCACCCCTGCTCCCGACATCAAGTATAAAATTGTCCCCAGCACCAGCAAGGGTATGAACGTACTGGGGATTGTCATCTTCTCCGCCACAATGGGTAAGACAAAAGCACAGCTCAGAACATCACAGAAAACATCTCAAAACCATAACCATTATTTATTGAAGTACCGGTATAATCCTTACTGTTTTCTTATAGGTCAGTGTTTAAAAGTTGTTGATTGTTAACGCATGCTTAATATATCCCTATTATTACATTAAGTACAATATAAGAATTAacttttgggttgccaggttttGAAAAATCATCCTGGTGTTTATCTAACATGACACTTTGTCTTTTTAAGCTCTTTAGTGTATCAGAAAGATTAACTGACTTCAATATAACTTTTTTGTAGATAACAAGATatagtaatacattttaaaaataaatgtactgaTTTTGCAGATCAAATCAAATGGCCCCTGCAACTGGTATCATATATGATGTAGTTAGATTGTTTCTGAGGCATCAAAGTGTAAGCAGCATGTTACTGTTGCAGCTGGTTGTGATGGAGTTTATACAGTTAGGTAGTTTAGTCTGATGGTTCCCAACATAGGGCTTGGGTTCTCTCCAGAGGGTCACATAATAAATCTAAGGGGTCATAAGAGGGTTAATGGGgtatgaaagaagaaaaaactaagTTCTGCTACACAAAGTGTTTGTAATTTTTGGTTTTCTTTTGAAATATTGGATCACTTTACTTCTTTGGGTCTTAAGCCATTGTTGGAAATTCTGAGAGGGGAAATGGTGGAACTGGTAACAACTCATAGACATTTGAAACCTGACAAGGGTGTTCCAACTAGACACTGTTTTTTTGTAAGGGGTAACAAGcccaaaaggttgagaaccagtTAATCTTCTATTTAACAATGCACTCTGCTGCTTATCTTATGTAAAACATGAATCTGGAAAGTAAATAGTGACAACAGCACTCAGCTCTACTTAAATGTAGTGGAGAATGGGGATAAGGATTGTACAGTGCTGgagtaaatgtagcctacttactttccaccactgtaaTAACTTACTAACCAGGTTAATTGCAGACATGGTAACCAGCTGATGGGACTCAAATATCTGATCTATTAAGCATTAGTAAATGATTATGCATACATGATTACTTAAGTAATTCTAAACACTTTATCAGGAGTGACTTGTAAGACAATGGTACCGTACTTACAAACTCACATGTGAATGTACCGTCTGTTCTCAGGTCTGCTGCTGGGAAAGATGGGAGAACGCGGGGCGCCATTAGTGAACGTGTGCCAGTGCATCAACGAGTGCGTCATGAAGATTATTAATGCTGCCATGTGGTAAGATTTTTACGcaaacactttttaaaaatagatGACTGCGTCAGATTATACCTAAAAATAACTCTCACACAGCAACTCAGGGAGAGTCAAGTGTCCTTACTGCTTCTCACAGGAGCTGATGAGTCGACTCATGGATTACACTTGAGTGAATGGAGCAAAGAGACATAAATAAGATTAGTGCTGAATAatcttaaatataaatacaattggTGGGGATAGCTTCATGCACTGTACGGCCAAACGTATGTGGACACCTGAACATTACACCCATGTATGATTTTTGAACATCTCCTTCCAAAGGCATTAATCTGCTGCTTCAACGGCCTTTATGTTTGTAGAGCCTGAGTACAGGGATTTTCTCCTATTCAGTCCCAAGATCATTTGTAAGGGCGGTCACTAATGCTGAAGGATAAGGCTTGTCCTTGatttaaagcactttggatacctgctggttgctgtaaagcgttatataaataaatgttaattgattgattgaaggaCAGATAAGGCACACAGTCAGCAATCCAATTAATCCCAAAGGTGTTGGATGCGGTTATGGTAAGGCTAGTCAAGTTCTTCCACACCAAATTCGGAAAACATTATTACTGTTGAAATGTAGGGTGTCGTAATCTTGAGGTTGTGTTGAAAAAATTTGTGTGAAATAAAGAATTATCTTCTCGCCTTCATGCAGGTACTTCCCCTTTGGCATTGTGTTCTTGGTGGCAGGGAAGATCCTGGACATGCACGACCCGGCCCACTTGGGAGAGAAGCTGGGCATGTACTTCATCACGGTCATGTGTGGTTTGTTTGTGCACGGCCTCATCCTGCTGCCTCTCTTCTACTTCTTCTTCACTCGCAAAAACCCCTTCACCTACATCAGAGGGCTGCTGCAGGCTCTTGTCATTGCACTGGCCACATCATCCAGGTAGCAGACCGTTTATTTTGTGATTTTGGTAGATGCAGCCCAGCGTCTTGGTTCTCTCGTTTTAAATCTTAACAATATGTACTGTAAGGACATCCTACCAGTTCTAGTTGCTCATGTACCCTGACTTGACCATTTCCTCTTGTTCTCTCCCTCTGCAGCTCAGCCACATTGCCCATCACCATGAAGTGTCTTTTGGAGAACTGTGGAGTGGACCGGCAGATCGCTCGCTTCGTGCTGCCAGTGGGAGCTACCATCAACATGGATGGGACTGCCCTGTACGAGGCAGTGGCGGCCATCTTTATCGCTCAGGTCAATGAGTATGACTTGGACTTTGGCCAGCTGGTCACTATCAGGTGAGATAAACACTGAGCTCGTTATCCTCCCATGGTAAGTTATTTGTGTTGAGAAccaatttattaattttacATCTCTAACATCCCGGCTCTTGTCTCATCAGTATAACGGCGACAGCAGCCAGCATCGGGGCAGCTGGGATTCCTCAGGCGGGTCTGGTTACCATGGTGATTGTCCTGACCTCTGTGGGGTTGCCGCCTGCTGACATCTCACTGATTGTGGCCATAGATTGGGTTCTGTAAGTCCCACAAAAATGATtcttctatatacagtataagtgGTTCTTAAAGGGGCTGTTGGGGCAACGTGTGAATTATTTATCTCCTCTCACTCTCAGTGACCGGTTCCGGACGATGATCAACGTTCTTGGTGATGCCTTAGCTGCTGGGATTATGGCTCATTTATGTCGGAAGGACTTTGAGAAAGCAGCCAATAATGGTGCAACTCCTACCCCTTCTAATGCAGAAAACGGAGGTGGCCCCAATCGGGTAAGGAggactatttatttttgttcagGTTAAAGTGCACATGCACGTGTGATGATTTAAAGCCCCTGGAAACATGATTTAAAATCTTAG includes:
- the slc1a8b gene encoding solute carrier family 1 member 8b — encoded protein: MMHWLKNIVSLKTRAYINDYCKRNGLLTLSVFAVVMGCVLGFVLRSLNLSTQAKIYFSFPGELLMRMLKMLILPLITSSLMSGLSAMDTKASGRLGVLTITYYLWTTFIAVIVGILLVIIIHPGTGSEKEGHHASSGPVMTSADALLDLIRNMIPSNLIEATFQQYRTDLLPIVQNSDVKDSQANYVYIMPDYHNPQLGHPVFLEITPAPDIKYKIVPSTSKGMNVLGIVIFSATMGLLLGKMGERGAPLVNVCQCINECVMKIINAAMWYFPFGIVFLVAGKILDMHDPAHLGEKLGMYFITVMCGLFVHGLILLPLFYFFFTRKNPFTYIRGLLQALVIALATSSSSATLPITMKCLLENCGVDRQIARFVLPVGATINMDGTALYEAVAAIFIAQVNEYDLDFGQLVTISITATAASIGAAGIPQAGLVTMVIVLTSVGLPPADISLIVAIDWVLDRFRTMINVLGDALAAGIMAHLCRKDFEKAANNGATPTPSNAENGGGPNRRDTVISFGNQSVAMSDAPLITHRCDYVYEVDGDNVLEKPVACYNLCQV